In a genomic window of Lagopus muta isolate bLagMut1 chromosome 2, bLagMut1 primary, whole genome shotgun sequence:
- the LOC125688818 gene encoding zinc finger protein 493-like produces the protein MAVSVEQAKLEEEFSEPELFEILLPVTVFVLSDEEFLQAQEQVAMIPELREEQQEAAGSCCVSEGCLRPSSGSKGLNIWEELNGTINQDSSVECSEEEQIPESVCNNSELSISTGISKDAQSHSAALLTSPCQTEPAKISEVNGRKVCNDNDAIPKIPLLSAADSEGRDETTGSCGQLVLPETCRDEELACVLGVLCDESQEKQPQVHEEMGTDLEVEDADSLRNGNNEANIKTKKGSKSEDETLSSVLQHGLKEEPELSFDQFIHRCSTKEELQEDAGQLEINASVSAVSATPEEHIYKSLTPVFKKRCRQQRIISPRERPNEIQGQQEDLAWLSNSMSIKPLPKASCSTNKHDKINFNCKFCSSAYKSSALLKRHIYSAHKNKKTHKCSFCKKTFFFSVNLKNHLKLHKMNKLQKERKNKMSARRVRQRTEERKLERKKKESKYEKYFIKIERDFTSLGVPVIFSCKLCFFDSSNPRIFIHHMKAHKERPPYQCPQCDYSCPTLSYMLNHMYWHAGYKLYKCRFCTFFSLYFASMVRHSYMHTGPKPYSCEFCQSAFTSIRGLKRHRRLHVSEEPCKVSFGSGRKRTRRPSKNYTCDECNVLFYTRGHLNFHKKCHEQLKVSANGYMNQSNEYLKSKGCKIESDSKGCVPGPLSNEDDSLTGGVCKTLASKIDFVQAGDVQDNKKMCPGRAFTKNSHFKNISPIFGSRSEVQDSYKVNTVAYKEDPLFSPETSHSQIEDSKNNAAYCKSKDVWPSSLSVFKLFNCKHCDYATALHSNFKQHLKIHADKGQFVCQECNKTFKTSNRLQRHRLLHVNDQYEFNHYFYADSHLENLGLHHEMQVGTCPESDFGSSQSFGGVCSMLASGMYGEQTDTKADKDDLLAQSEPRFYQCAECEYSTYILSNLRLHIRTHTGEKPYSCSVCQKEFRTSSHLKRHQVLHCNTEHLKCRKCDYSTNKWLSLKQHLASHAANESSFTDSLSEQKPLPVKTYTCEECGYITVHNGNFKQHLRIHTGEKPFKCGQCGVAFRTSSHLKRHLLVHVKFHCRKCDFSTVDKCAFQKHVKMHKKKKTKSAASVM, from the exons ATGGCGGTGTCGGTGGAGCAGGCGAAGCTGGAGGAGGAGTTTAGCG agcCGGAGCTCTTTGAAATCCTTCTCCCAGTCACCGTGTTTGTGTTGAGCGATGAGGAGTTTCTGCAGGCCCAGGAGCAGGTGGCGATGATTCCAGAGCTgagggaggagcagcaggaggctgctgggagTTGCTGCGTGTCGGAAGGCTGCCTGAGGCCATCAAGTGGTAGTAAGGGTTTAAATATTTGGGAGGAACTGAATGGGACCATAAATCAGGACAGCAGTGTGGAGTGCTCTGAAGAAGAACAGATCCCTGAGAGCGTGTGTAACAATTCAGAGTTATCTATAAGCACTGGGATAAGCAAGGATGCACAAAGTCACAGCGCTGCTTTGCTGACGTCGCCATGTCAAACTGAGCCGGCAAAGATAAGTGAAGTGAATGGCAGGAAAGTGTGTAATGATAATGATGCCATTCCAAAGattcctctcctctctgctgctgacagTGAAGGTAGAGATGAGACCACCGGCAGCTGTGGCCAGCTGGTGTTACCAGAAACATGCAGAGATGAAGAACTTGCCTGTGTTCTGGGTGTTCTTTGTGATGAAAGCCAAGAGAAGCAACCTCAAGTACACGAGGAGATGGGGACAGACCTTGAAGTGGAAG ATGCTGATTCTCTGAGGAATGGAAATAATGAAGCTAACATCAAAACAAAGAAGGGAAGCAAATCTGAGGATGAAACTCTGAGTTCTGTTTTGCAGCATGGTTTGAAAGAAGAACCAGAACTGAGTTTCGATCAGTTTATTCATAGATGTTCTACTAAAGAAGAATTGCAAGAAGATGCAGGGCAACTGGAGAtaaatgcttctgtttctgcagtATCAGCTACTCCTGAAGAGCATATTTATAAGTCATTAACGCCTGTCTTTAAGAAAAGATGTCGGCAGCAACGTATCATTTCCCCTCGTGAAAGGCCAAATGAAATTCAAGGCCAGCAGGAAGATTTAGCATGGCTAAGTAATAGCATGAGCATCAAACCTCTTCCTAAAGCATCTTGTTCTACAAATAAGCAtgataaaatcaattttaattgCAAATTTTGTAGTTCTGCATATAAAAGCTCTGCGCTTCTGAAGAGGCACATTTATTCggctcataaaaataaaaaaacacataagTGCAGCTTTTGTAAAAAAaccttcttcttttctgtcaACCTGAAGAACCACCTTAAGCTTCATAAGATGAATAAgttgcaaaaggaaagaaaaaataaaatgagtgcTAGAAGAGTTAGgcaaagaactgaagaaagaaagttggaaagaaagaaaaaagaaagtaaatatgaGAAATACTTCATCAAAATTGAAAGAGATTTTACATCTCTGGGCGttccagttattttttcctgcaaactttgcttttttgatTCATCAAATCCTAGGATTTTTATTCATCACATGAAGGCACATAAAGAGAGACCACCTTACCAGTGTCCTCAGTGTGATTACTCTTGTCCTACCTTATCTTACATGTTAAATCACATGTACTGGCATGCTGGGTATAAGCTGTACAAGTGCAGGTTCTGCAcctttttttcactgtattttgcCAGCATGGTTAGGCACAGCTACATGCACACAGGGCCAAAACCATATTCCTGTGAGTTCTGCCAGTCAGCATTTACAAGCATCCGTGGGTTAAAGAGACACAGAAGGTTGCACGTGAGTGAGGAACCGTGCAAAGTCAGCTTTGGAAGTGGAAGAAAGAGAACTCGGAGACCTTCCAAGAATTACACTTGTGATGAATGTAACGTACTTTTTTATACTAGAGGTCATCTCAATTTTCATAAGAAATGCCATGAACAGCTCAAGGTGAGTGCTAATGGTTATATGAATCAGAGCAATGAATATCTTAAAAGCAAAGGATGCAAAATTGAAAGTGATTCCAAGGGCTGTGTTCCTGGACCTCTTTCTAATGAAGATGATAGTCTCACTGGGGGAGTGTGTAAAACTCTGGCTTCAAAAATAGACTTTGTGCAGGCAGGTGATGTGCAGGACAATAAGAAAATGTGCCCTGGAAGGGCATTTACCAAAAACAGCCACTTCAAGAACATTTCACCTATTTTTGGGAGTAGATCAGAAGTTCAGGATTCGTACAAAGTGAACACTGTAGCTTACAAAGAAGACCCTCTCTTCAGTCCTGAAACCTCTCATTCGCAAATTGAAGACAGTAAAAACAATGCTGCATATTGTAAGTCCAAGGATGTGTGGCCTTCCAGTTTGTCTGTGTTCAAACTGTTCAATTGTAAACACTGTGATTATGCTACTGCTCTTCATAGCAACTTTAAGCAGCACCTTAAAATACATGCTGATAAAGGACAGTTTGTGTGTCAGGAATGCAACAAGACTTTTAAAACTTCAAACCGTTTGCAGAGACACAGGCTGCTTCATGTCAATGATCAATATGAATTCAACCATTACTTCTATGCAGACAGCCATCTGGAGAATCTTGGATTGCATCATGAAATGCAGGTAGGCACGTGTCCAGAAAGTGATTTTGGCTCCTCGCAGAGTTTCGGTGGAGTTTGTTCGATGCTTGCTTCAGGAATGTATGGAGAACAGACAGATACCAAGGCAGACAAAGATGATTTGCTAGCGCAGAGTGAGCCACGATTCTATCAGTGTGCAGAGTGTGAGTACTCTACTTACATCTTAAGCAACCTCAGACTACACATAAGGACTCACACAGGTGAGAAACCTTACAGCTGCAGTGTTTGCCAGAAGGAGTTTCGTACCTCCAGTCACTTGAAACGGCACCAAGTCCTGCATTGCAATACGGAGCATCTCAAGTGCAGGAAGTGTGACTATTCAACAAACAAATGGCTGTCCTTAAAACAGCATCTGGCTTCACATGCTGCGAATGAAAGCTCGTTTACTGACTCCCTCAGTGAACAAAAGCCACTACCTGTCAAAACGTACACGTGTGAAGAGTGTGGCTATATCACAGTTCACAATGGAAACTTCAAGCAGCACCTGAGAATTCACACGGGGGAGAAGCCATTCAAGTGTGGGCAGTGTGGTGTTGCTTTCCGCACGTCCAGCCACCTGAAGCGCCACTTGCTGGTTCATGTGAAGTTTCACTGCAGAAAGTGTGATTTTTCTACAGTAGATAAATGTGCTTTCCAAAAGCatgtaaaaatgcataaaaagaaaaaaaccaaaagtgCAGCAAGTGTAATGTGA